One genomic window of Fusarium keratoplasticum isolate Fu6.1 chromosome 3, whole genome shotgun sequence includes the following:
- a CDS encoding Raptor-N domain-containing protein: MTAVSLQQTSPAPHLLPSHTRTRFAAASSSANARPSPTHVHHDNHALSRHDNLPAPAATATATLRDPPPAMALRSEFNGTSAPTADSNGVASRAQPVLNGRPAPNQLPRSDDDDDDQRPSSAPGRRNGNAVLETRDDIEHHQQKRPVKPLLLRSKTDYARPMDEPEIVKDDIPEWGARHGFEDHYQSEDIISDLANNWYMYFTDKRHETTGKPKPLQYELQDWRQRDRLKTVSAALAVCLNIGVEPPDQLKTNPGAKLEAWTDPTIPPIQKALENIGKALQAQYETLAIRARYKQYLDPSVEETKKFCISLRRNAKDERVLLHYNGHGVPKPTASGEIWVFNKNYTQYIPVSLYDLQHWLQAPTIFVWDCSEAGNILNNYHRFVEKHEEEEEEAAERDPNYTKTNFRPYIHLAACAVKENLPTNPLLPADLFTACLTTPIEMALWFFVLQNPLKTNLSPDRAKKLPGRLQERRTPLGELNWIFTAITDSIAWTTLPRDLFRKFFRQDLMVAALFRNFLLAQRVMTVYGCHPQSYPQLPDTHQHPLWETWDLAVDMALAQLPMLEKKESEGLDYEYQNSTFFTEQLTAFDVYLTRGDAMAQKSPDQLPVVLQVLLSQQHRVRALILLGRFLDLGPWSVQLALSIGIFPYVLKLLQSAAAELKPVMVFIWARLIAVDISCQQDLIKDSGYSYFAQILKPSEGLPVVDSDEHKAMCAFILAMLCKDYKNGQMVCNQTDIMTYCLTHLQNEENPLLRQWACLCISQLWQDLPEAKWRGIRENAYVKLAYLTKDPCCEVRAAMVHAMTTFLGIPDLTDEVARIEESIAWTILDMGNDGSPMVRKEFVVFLSHFAVRFESKFLVAAYEQLVEEKEYLMFPPRDDGQEHKMGLHYARPDHRNQDGTIKSTSQGLSHNTVYMALWKLALVLSVDPHPEVQREATIVVDFIHHALLNSSVGAPAQLVMAEIQKRASRLAHRHTPSASQRTSAAGPQVTQPLPSPGLLRRTASLLFPSLMNTEDRSRPSTPTTPTPPLPRSPSLKLSHSPMPPEQNDQSSSFAQYHLAPEPYSGAYQSRNLAKPPTLPLKSRFLEWSIEYFREPQMKPSEADEPGSTEYNERLWRRARNEAIFRETQPLKQQAGSHKWNNQLGIVNNGAQPAKMTFHQFEDHLAVADEGNTVYVWDWKKQGRLSRFSNGNPEGSRISDMKFINEDDQAMLLTGSSDGVIRVYRNYESDREIELASSWRALTHMVPSNVNSGMVFDWQQVTGRVLVAGDVRVIRVWYAAYETCIMDIPARSGSCVTSLTSDQMTGHMFVAGFGDGAVRVFDTRNRPQESMVRKWKDESDRQWIKSVHMQRGGQRELLSASRNGKVKVWDIRMDKPLHSFQTTRDTLRTATTHEHLPVFAVGTSAHAVKVFNLDGHELSNVEPYSSFLQQSRSSPISATAFHPHRPILGCAAKGDHHINLFTCEKSEPLSLG, translated from the exons ATGACCGCTGTGTCGCTCCAACAGACGTCACCCGCTCCGCATCTGCTCCCCAGCCATACCCGCACCCGCTTCGCCGCCGCGAGCTCCTCCGCCAACGCCAGGCCATCGCCGACCCACGTCCACCACGACAACCACGCGCTTTCCCGCCACGATAATCTGCCTGCGCcggcagcgacagcgacagcaacGCTCCGTGACCCTCCGCCCGCGATGGCGCTGAGATCCGAATTTAACGGCACCTCTGCGCCCACCGCCGACTCCAATGGAGTCGCCTCTAGAGCGCAACCGGTGCTGAATGGTCGCCCAGCTCCCAACCAACTTCCAAGAtctgatgacgatgatgatgaccaaCGACCCTCAAGCGCGCCCGGTCGACGCAACGGAAACGCGGTTCTCGAAACACGAGATGACATtgagcatcaccagcagAAGCGGCCTGTGAAGCCATTGCTACTCCGGTCAAAAACCGACTACGCGCGGCCCATGGACGAGCCAGAGATCGTGAAGGACGATATACCCGAATGGGGGGCTAGGCACGGCTTTGAGGATCACTACCAGTCCGAGGACATAATATCAGACCTGGCTAAT AATTGGTACATGTACTTCACCGATAAACGACACGAGACGACAGGCAAACCCAAGCCGCTTCAGTATGAACTTCAAGACTGGCGACAGAGAGACAGACTAAAGACAGTCTCTGCGGCCCTCGCAGTGTGTTTGAACATCGGAGTCGAACCACCTGACCAGCTCAAGACGAATCCAGGCGCGAAGCTCGAAGCCTGGACGGACCCGACGATCCCGCCCATCCAGAAAGCTCTCGAGAACATCGGCAAAGCACTACAGGCGCAGTATGAGACCTTGGCGATTAGAGCCCGCTACAAGCAGTATCTGGATCCTTCGGTTGAAGAAACGAAAAAGTTCTGCATCTCCTTGCGTAGAAACGCCAAGGATGAACGTGTTTTGCTTCACTACAACGGCCACGGCGTGCCCAAGCCGACCGCATCAGGCGAAATATGGGTGTTCAACAAAAACTACACCCAGTACATCCCCGTCTCGTTGTACGATTTGCAACACTGGCTGCAGGCCCCCACCATCTTCGTCTGGGACTGCTCCGAGGCCGgcaacatcctcaacaacTATCATAGATTCGTCGAAAAgcacgaggaggaggaggaggaagctgccGAGCGTGACCCCAACTACACAAAGACGAACTTCCGACCATACATCCACCTGGCCGCATGTGCCGTCAAGGAAAACCTTCCGACGAATCCTCTCTTGCCGGCTGACCTCTTCACGGCTTGCCTCACCACACCCATTGAGATGGCACTCTGGTTCTTTGTCCTTCAGAACCCACTCAAGACCAACCTCAGCCCAGACcgagccaagaagctccCTGGCCGCCTGCAGGAACGACGTACACCATTGGGCGAGCTGAACTGGATCTTCACGGCCATTACTGACAGCATCGCGTGGACAACCCTTCCTCGCGACCTCTTCCGCAAGTTCTTCCGCCAGGATCTGATGGTGGCAGCTCTATTCCGCAACTTCTTGCTCGCTCAGCGCGTTATGACTGTGTACGGTTGTCACCCGCAGTCGTACCCTCAGCTTCCAGACACTCACCAGCACCCGCTCTGGGAGACCTGGGATCTGGCTGTCGACATGGCTCTGGCTCAGCTCCCcatgctggagaagaaggagagcgaGGGTCTCGATTACGAGTACCAGAATTCGACATTTTTCACAGAGCAGCTCACTGCTTTTGATGTCTACCTGACGAGAGGCGATGCTATGGCCCAGAAATCGCCTGACCAGCTACCCGTCGTTCTCCAAGTACTGCTTAGCCAGCAGCATCGAGTTCGCGCACTCATTCTACTTGGCCGGTTCCTTGATCTGGGCCCCTGGTCGGTACAGCTCGCTCTGAGTATCGGCATCTTCCCCTATGTCCTGAAGCTTTTGCAGTCTGCGGCTGCCGAGCTCAAGCCAGTGATGGTCTTCATCTGGGCGCGACTCATCGCAGTAGATATATCATGCCAGCAAGACCTGATTAAGGATAGCGGCTACAGCTACTTTGCCCAGATTCTCAAGCCCTCTGAGGGCCTGCCAGTTGTCGATAGCGACGAGCACAAGGCCATGTGCGCCTTCATCCTGGCCATGCTCTGCAAGGACTACAAGAACGGCCAGATGGTTTGCAACCAGACAGACATCATGACCTACTGCTTGACACATCTGCAGAACGAGGAGAACCCACTTCTGAGACAATGGGCATGCCTGTGCATAAGCCAGCTATGGCAGGATCTCCCCGAGGCCAAATGGCGCGGAATCAGGGAGAACGCCTACGTCAAGTTGGCCTATCTCACAAAGGACCCCTGCTGTGAGGTTAGAGCTGCTATGGTTCACGCCATGACTACTTTCCTGGGCATCCCTGACCTCACGGATGAAGTGGCTCGCATCGAGGAGTCCATCGCGTGGACGATCCTCGACATGGGCAACGACGGAAGCCCGATGGTCCGGAAAGAgttcgtcgtcttcctctcGCATTTCGCTGTCAGATTTGAGAGCAAATTCTTGGTTGCAGCCTATGAGCAACTGGTAGAGGAGAAGGAGTATCTCATGTTCCCTCCTCGGGATGATGGCCAGGAGCACAAGATGGGCCTCCACTATGCCAGGCCTGACCACCGTAACCAGGATGGAACGATAAAGTCGACCTCCCAGGGCTTGTCTCACAACACTGTCTACATGGCGCTATGGAAACTGGCGCTGGTCCTCAGCGTGGATCCTCATCCGGAAGTGCAACGAGAGGCGACCATCGTGGTCGACTTCATCCACCATGCCCTCCTCAACTCGAGTGTTGGCGCCCCAGCACAGCTAGTCATGGCTGAGATCCAGAAGCGTGCTTCGAGGTTGGCACACCGTCACACGCCCAGCGCCAGTCAACGGACCAGCGCCGCGGGCCCTCAAGTTACGCAACCACTGCCTTCCCCTGGACTGCTCCGTAGGACTGCCAGTCTCCTATTCCCTTCGTTGATGAACACCGAGGACaggtcaagaccatcgacaccgacaacaccaactccACCGCTTCCTCGATCACCCTCGCTGAAGCTCTCGCATAGCCCCATGCCACCTGAGCAGAATGATCAATCATCGTCATTTGCACAATATCATCTCGCTCCTGAACCCTACTCCGGTGCTTACCAGAGCCGAAACTTGGCAAAGCCCCCAACCCTTCCGCTCAAGAGCAGGTTCTTGGAATGGTCGATCGAGTACTTCCGTGAGCCACAAATGAAGCCAAGTGAGGCGGACGAGCCCGGAAGCACCGAGTACAACGAGCGTCTCTGGCGAAGAGCTCGCAACGAGGCAATCTTCCGAGAAACTCAGCCATTAAAACAACAAGCCGGAAGTCACAAGTGGAACAACCAGCTCGGTATCGTTAACAACGGTGCTCAGCCCGCCAAGATGACCTTCCACCAGTTTGAGGACCACCTTGCTGTAGCCGACGAAGGCAATACTGTCTATGTGTGGGACTGGAAGAAACAGGGCCGCTTGAGTCGATTCAGCAACGGAAACCCGGAAGGGTCCAGGATCAGCGACATGAAGTTCATCAACGAAGACGACCAGGCGATGCTTCTGACGGGCTCATCGGACGGTGTGATCCGGGTATACCGCAACTACGAGTCCGACAGAGAGATTGAGCTTGCGTCGTCGTGGCGCGCCCTGACACACATGGTCCCCAGCAACGTCAATTCGGGCATGGTGTTTGACTGGCAGCAGGTGACGGGCCGAGTCCTTGTCGCTGGTGATGTCCGAGTGATTCGAGTCTGGTATGCGGCGTACGAGACCTGTATCATGGACATCCCAGCGCGGTCCGGATCGTGCGTAACCTCATTGACTTCGGATCAGATGACGGGGCACATGTTCGTTGCCGGCTTCGGAGATGGAGCTGTACGAGTGTTTGATACCAGAAATCGACCTCAAGAGTCTATGGTGCGCAAGTGGAAGGATGAGTCAGATCGGCAATGGATTAAGAGCGTCCATATGCAGCGCGGAGGGCAACGGGAGCTCCTGAGCGCGAGCCGAaacggcaaggtcaaggtgtGGGATATCCGCATGGACAAGCCTCTGCACTCCTTCCAGACAACACGAGATACTCTTCGGACCGCGACCACGCATGAACACCTACCGGTCTTTGCTGT GGGAACGTCAGCCCACGCGGTCAAggtcttcaacctcgacggccATGAGCTCTCCAACGTTGAGCCATACTCAAGCTTCCTGCAGCAGAGCCGAAGCTCGCCCATCTCGGCGACGGCATTCCACCCCCACCGACCCATCCTGGGGTGCGCCGCTAAGGGCGACCACCACATCAACCTGTTCACCTGCGAGAAGTCTGAGCCGCTGTCCCTGGGCTAG
- a CDS encoding Aspartate--tRNA ligase: protein MADAPTEQPTAPPPAEEKAPAAEGGEGGEAGPSKKALKKAEAKAKKEAEKARRAAEHEARQAAAKAAAGNTEDLAKDNYGDSTHLTKIDAERIKLRNLGDEHLGKTIKLRAWIQNARMQGAKMAFVELREERDWAIQGVVAASPEGTPVSKQMVKWIGSLNLEGYVLVEAKVEKPLEPVKSVKVSNYELHLTKCYVISPGPQVLGMGLAVANRPVTNFDDEDAGGPVEEVKEGVDNLSLENVPGASMATHLNNPVMHKRAPVQQAIADVRMTVRKLFSEYLEARDFVQFEPPCLIGAASEGGSNVFSMPYFDKQAFLAQSPQFYKQYEIAGGRKRVFCIGPVFRAENSNTPRHMTEFTGLDLEMEIEDHYHEVREMLEGVLLYIFRGLKERCAEQIALVRTVYPSEDFLLPEPGKEVRLTFAEGQALLRAEGPEEYRNVSDDEDMSTPQEKALGALIKEKYNTDFYVLDKFPEGARPFYALEDPENSKVTNAYDFFMRGQEILSGGQRIHVPETLEARIRKKGIDPTSQGIKEYVDIFRSAGVPPHGGGGIGLDRVVAWYLNLPSVHLASYYPRTPKRLLP, encoded by the exons atggctgacGCCCCTACCGAGCAGCCTaccgctcctcctcccgctgaggagaaggcccccgccgccgagggtggtgagggtggtgaggccGGTCCCTCCAAGAAGGCGCTGAAGAaggctgaggccaaggccaagaaggaggccgagaaggcccGACGAGCTGCTGAGCACGAGGCCAGACAGGCCGCCGCGAAGGCCGCCGCTGGTAACACTGAGGATCTCGCCAAGGACAACTATGGCGATTCCACCCAcctcaccaagatcgacgCCGAGCGAATCAAGCTCCGAaaccttggtgatgagcaCCTGGGCAAGACCATCAAGCTCCGTGCCTGGATCCAAAATGCCCGTATGCAAGGCGCAAAGATGGCCTTTGTCGAACTCCGTGAGGAGCGTGACTGGGCCATTCAGGGTGTTGTCGCGGCCAGCCCCGAGGGCACACCTGTCTCCAAGCAGATGGTCAAGTGGATTGGTAGTCTGAACCTTGAGGGCTATGTTcttgtcgaggccaaggtggaGAAGCCCCTTGAGCCAGTCAAGAGTGTCAAGGTTTCCAACTACGAGCTGCACCTCACCAAGTGCTATGTCATCAGCCCCGGTCCCCAGGTCCTGGGTATGGGTCTTGCCGTTGCCAACAGGCCCGTCACCAActtcgacgatgaggatgccgGCGGTCCTGTCGAGGAAGTCAAGGAGGGCGTCGACAACCTGAGCCTCGAGAACGTCCCTGGTGCTAGCATGGCTACCCATCTCAACAACCCCGTCATGCACAAGCGAGCTCCCGTCCAGCAGGCCATTGCCGATGTGCGTATGACTGTGCGCAAGCTGTTTTCCGAGTACCTCGAGGCGAGAGACTTTGTTCAGTTCGAGCCCCCTTGCCTGATCGGAGCCGCTTCTGAGGGAGGATCCAACGTATTTAGCATGCCCTACTTTGATAAGCAGGCTTTCCTGGCCCAATCGCCCCAGTTCTACAAGCAATATGAGATTGCTGGTGGTCGAAAGCGGGTCTTCTGCATTGGCCCCGTGTTCCGAGCTGAGAACTCCAACACTCCCAGACACATGACCGAG TTCACCGGTCTCGatctggagatggagattgaGGATCACTACCACGAGGTCCGCGAGATGCTGGAGGGCGTCCTTCTATACATTTTCCGAGGTCTCAAGGAGCGATGCGCCGAACAGATCGCCCTCGTCCGAACCGTGTATCCCTCGGAGGACTTCCTTCTTCCTGAGCCCGGCAAGGAGGTTCGTCTTACTTTTGCTGAGGGTCAGGCTCTCCTCCGTGCAGAGGGCCCCGAGGAGTACCGCAACGTgtcggatgatgaggatatgTCGACTCCTCAGGAGAAGGCGCTTGGCGCgctgatcaaggagaagtaCAACACCGACTTTTACGTGCTTGACAAGTTCCCCGAGGGTGCGCGACCCTTCTATGCGCTGGAGGACCCTGAAAACTCCAAGGTGACCAACGCATACGACTTTTTCATGCGAGGCCAGGAGATCCTCTCTGGCGGACAGCGTATCCACGTGCCCGAGACACTGGAGGCGCGGATCCGCAAGAAGGGTATCGACCCAACCAGccagggcatcaaggagTATGTCGACATCTTCCGCAGCGCTGGAGTGCCCCCGcatggcggtggtggtaTCGGCTTGGATCGGGTGGTGGCATGGTATCTCAACCTGCCAAGTGTGCACCTGGCGAGCTACTACCCTCGCACGCCCAAGAGACTGCTGCCGTAA
- a CDS encoding BZIP domain-containing protein, whose translation MDFTGQYNFPGTQPYHQFMPIPPLTPSHSHSAGSDDFNASPPENYDNLPTNHNDQFQAFDYASQGFNGNPHQPPTAFPGPPTPPGQNVFAAQVQSVHHQQQHGAAKIDSPEDQTAVRGGSEEDDNLTPAQSRRKAQNRAAQRAFRERKEKHVKDLEAKLAGLEAAQQQASLENERLKRDLQKMSTENEILRATSHVGHGSISPEPATGPMRFNPTEFYSNVLQNHTNKSPSHRIVTADDGERLLAAGAAWDFIISHELFKKGLVDIGDVSERLKHCARCDGQGPVFSERAIKSAIEQSVASGTDDLL comes from the exons ATGGACTTCACCGGGCAATACAACTTCCCCGGCACTCAGCCCTACCACCAGTTTATGCCGATTCCTCCTCTGACACCATCGCATTCGCATTCTGCCGGCTCCGACGACTTTAATGCATCCCCGCCT GAAAACTACGACAACCTGCCCACAAACCACAACGATCAGTTCCAGGCTTTCGACTACGCCTCCCAGGGCTTCAACGGCAACCCTCACCAGCCGCCTACTGCTTTTCCAGGGCCGCCCACTCCTCCTGGCCAGAACGTCTTTGCCGCCCAGGTCCAGTCTgttcatcaccagcagcaacacgGTGCCGCCAAGATCGACTCCCCCGAAGACCAGACTGCAGTTCGTGGTGGtagcgaggaggatgatAACCTGACACCGGCCCAGTCCCGCAGGAAGGCCCAGAACCGTGCTGC ACAACGTGCTTTCCGTGAGCGAAAGGAGAAGCATGTCAAGGACCTTGAGGCTAAACTCGCGGGTCTTGAGGCGGCACAGCAACAAGCGTCTCTCGAGAACGAACGTCTGAAGCGAGACCTCCAGAAGATGTCGACTGAGAACGAGATTCTGCGTGCCACCTCGCACGTCGGCCATGGCTCCATCTCTCCGGAGCCCGCCACCGGCCCGATGCGCTTCAACCCTACCGAATTTTACTCCAACGTCCTCCAGAACCATACCAACAAATCCCCCTCACACCGCATCGTCACCGCAGATGATGGCGAACGGCTCCTTGCCGCTGGCGCGGCATGGGACTTTATCATCTCTCACGAACTCTTCAAGAAGGGTCTTGTCGATATTGGTGATGTGAGCGAGCGCCTCAAGCACTGCGCACGATGCGACGGTCAGGGACCTGTCTTTTCGGAGCGTGCCATCAAGAGCGCCATTGAGCAGAGTGTCGCCAGTGGCACGGATGACCTTCTGTAA